In Thiovibrio frasassiensis, one DNA window encodes the following:
- the dsrK gene encoding sulfate reduction electron transfer complex DsrMKJOP subunit DsrK, with protein MAIMKADKLGVSVAKAPSMMTGAIPKKDWWDVPADFKPGNYAYPAKQEIVEYHKFPNPRLWDPESDDWKLPENWKEIILQGLKERLDKFRSLKIFMDCCVRCGACADKCHFFLGTGDPKNMPVLRAELLRSVYRNDFTLAGKLLGKMAGGREMTFGVLKEWFMYFYQCTECRRCSVFCPYGIDTAEITMMGRELLHLVGVNINWILEPAANSNRTGNHMGLQPHTFKDNIEYLCDDIEEITGIRCNPTFNRKGAEVLFITPSADVFAEPGIYTAMGYLLLFEHIGLDYTWSTYASEGGNFGLFTNNEMMKKLNGKMYAEAKRLGVKWILGGECGHMWRVLHQYMDTMNGPADFLQVPTSPITGTVFENAASTKMVHISEFTADLIKHGKLKLDPKRNDHRIATYHDSCNPARAMGLLEEPRYVLKNVCNNFHEMPENTIRESTFCCGSGTGLNTDEIMELRMRAGLPRANAVKYVREKHAVNMLSCVCAIDRATLTSLNNYWNPDVEVCGVSELVGNALVMEGEKERETGLRFEPLAGMEG; from the coding sequence ATGGCAATCATGAAAGCAGATAAACTCGGTGTAAGCGTAGCGAAGGCCCCGTCCATGATGACCGGGGCCATTCCGAAAAAGGACTGGTGGGATGTTCCGGCTGATTTCAAGCCCGGCAATTATGCCTACCCGGCCAAACAGGAAATTGTCGAGTACCACAAGTTCCCCAACCCCAGATTATGGGATCCGGAGAGCGATGACTGGAAGTTGCCCGAGAACTGGAAGGAGATAATCCTCCAGGGTCTCAAGGAACGGCTGGACAAGTTCCGCTCCCTCAAGATCTTCATGGACTGCTGCGTGCGTTGCGGCGCCTGCGCCGACAAATGCCACTTCTTCCTCGGCACCGGCGATCCCAAGAACATGCCGGTTCTTCGAGCCGAACTCCTGCGTTCCGTCTACCGGAACGACTTTACCCTGGCCGGCAAGCTCCTGGGCAAGATGGCCGGCGGTCGCGAGATGACCTTCGGAGTGCTGAAAGAATGGTTCATGTACTTCTACCAGTGCACCGAATGCCGTCGTTGCTCGGTATTCTGCCCCTATGGCATCGATACCGCCGAGATCACCATGATGGGCCGCGAACTGCTCCATCTGGTGGGGGTCAACATCAATTGGATCCTGGAGCCGGCTGCCAACTCCAACCGCACCGGCAACCACATGGGACTCCAGCCCCACACCTTCAAAGACAACATCGAGTATCTCTGCGACGACATCGAGGAGATCACCGGCATCCGTTGCAACCCGACTTTTAACCGCAAGGGCGCGGAAGTGCTGTTCATCACCCCTTCGGCGGATGTCTTCGCCGAACCGGGCATCTACACGGCCATGGGCTACCTGCTCCTCTTCGAGCACATCGGCCTGGATTACACCTGGTCCACCTACGCTTCGGAAGGCGGCAACTTCGGGCTCTTTACCAACAACGAGATGATGAAGAAACTCAACGGTAAGATGTATGCCGAAGCCAAGCGTCTGGGGGTCAAGTGGATCCTGGGCGGCGAATGCGGCCACATGTGGCGGGTGCTCCATCAGTACATGGATACCATGAACGGCCCGGCCGACTTCCTGCAAGTCCCCACCTCGCCGATCACCGGGACGGTCTTCGAAAACGCCGCCTCCACCAAGATGGTCCATATCAGCGAGTTCACCGCGGATCTGATCAAGCACGGCAAGTTGAAGCTTGACCCGAAACGCAACGATCACCGGATTGCCACCTACCATGACTCCTGTAACCCGGCTCGCGCCATGGGCTTGCTGGAAGAGCCCAGGTATGTGCTGAAAAATGTGTGCAATAATTTCCACGAAATGCCGGAAAACACCATCCGTGAGTCAACCTTCTGCTGCGGCAGCGGCACCGGCTTGAACACCGATGAGATCATGGAACTGAGAATGCGGGCAGGGTTGCCAAGGGCAAATGCGGTCAAGTATGTACGGGAAAAGCATGCGGTCAATATGCTCTCCTGTGTATGCGCCATCGACCGCGCCACCTTGACGAGCCTGAACAACTACTGGAATCCCGATGTGGAGGTCTGCGGCGTGTCCGAGCTGGTTGGCAACGCCCTGGTCATGGAGGGAGAAAAAGAGCGTGAAACGGGTCTCCGTTTTGAGCCACTTGCAGGAATGGAGGGCTGA
- the dsrP gene encoding sulfate reduction electron transfer complex DsrMKJOP subunit DsrP — protein sequence MIEKALKGSTGYWVWMLFLLSLMGVGGLCYVQQFNYGLGITGMSRDVTWGIYISQFTFLVGVAAGGLMLVLPYYIHNYKAFGRIVILGEFMAIAAIAMCLMFIIADLGQPMRAMNVLLHPTPHSMLFWDMIVLNGYLFLNVLCGWVVLQSEYKGIKYPKWIKPFIYLSIPWAISIHTVTAFLYCGLPGRHFWLTAILAPRFLASAFAAGPSLLMVIAMILKRTTKFDVGREAQDKLVTIIGYAAMLNFFFLGCEFFVAYYSQIPGHMHTLDYLFFGLGHGEQVYNNLVPFMRASVVMGLAGIALIFVSRAKQSDGLLVISCLLIFFAFWIDKGLGLVLGGFVPNMLDQVTEYYPSAQEIGITAAIWATGFFILSILYKVAISVKLEKEA from the coding sequence ATGATTGAAAAAGCATTAAAAGGAAGCACAGGGTACTGGGTTTGGATGCTCTTCCTGCTCTCCCTGATGGGCGTAGGCGGCCTCTGTTACGTGCAGCAGTTTAACTATGGCTTGGGCATCACCGGCATGAGCCGGGATGTGACCTGGGGTATTTACATCTCCCAATTCACCTTTTTGGTTGGTGTGGCCGCCGGCGGCTTGATGCTGGTACTGCCGTATTATATCCATAACTACAAGGCCTTTGGCCGCATCGTCATCCTTGGCGAATTCATGGCCATTGCCGCCATCGCCATGTGCCTGATGTTCATTATCGCCGACCTGGGCCAGCCCATGCGGGCCATGAACGTGCTGCTCCATCCCACCCCGCATTCCATGCTGTTCTGGGACATGATCGTGCTCAACGGCTATCTCTTTCTCAACGTCCTCTGTGGTTGGGTGGTCTTGCAGTCCGAATACAAAGGGATCAAGTATCCGAAATGGATCAAGCCCTTTATCTACCTCTCCATCCCCTGGGCGATCAGCATCCACACCGTTACCGCCTTTTTGTACTGCGGTCTGCCGGGCCGTCATTTCTGGCTCACCGCCATCCTGGCCCCCCGCTTCCTGGCCTCGGCCTTTGCCGCAGGACCCTCTTTGCTGATGGTCATCGCCATGATCCTCAAACGGACCACCAAGTTTGACGTGGGCCGTGAGGCGCAGGACAAACTGGTGACCATCATCGGCTACGCCGCGATGCTCAACTTTTTCTTCCTGGGCTGCGAATTTTTTGTCGCGTACTACAGTCAGATCCCTGGCCACATGCACACCCTGGATTACCTCTTCTTTGGCCTTGGCCATGGCGAGCAGGTATACAACAACCTGGTGCCCTTCATGCGCGCCTCGGTGGTTATGGGATTGGCCGGTATCGCCCTGATCTTTGTCTCTCGGGCCAAACAGTCCGACGGGCTCCTGGTGATTTCCTGCCTCCTGATCTTCTTTGCTTTCTGGATCGACAAGGGCCTTGGCTTGGTACTGGGCGGTTTTGTTCCAAACATGCTGGACCAGGTTACCGAATACTACCCCAGCGCCCAGGAGATTGGCATTACCGCAGCCATCTGGGCCACGGGCTTCTTTATTCTCTCCATCCTGTACAAGGTGGCGATCAGCGTCAAGCTTGAGAAGGAAGCCTAA
- a CDS encoding ATP-binding protein, translating to MSSNTSEPPDPPEEKYYEECPSHGPWLRSVYNQEKQEWLAVTPIGCPACRRDTQLQTLLQRTLIPPRFANCTFDTFSVELPEQEAALYSCRKYADDFKQMHEKGVCMVLQGNVGTGKNHLACAIARQVSQQGYSSLLLTVAEVIQRVRATWDPQSSEKETEIIERFADVDLLILDEVGRQYGSGAEKITLFQVIDARYRAMRPTIVISNLLPTEMGSYLGGAAYDRLRENHGVLVEFYWESHRGRRQCGE from the coding sequence ATGTCATCAAATACATCTGAACCCCCTGACCCACCAGAAGAAAAGTATTATGAAGAATGCCCTAGTCACGGCCCATGGTTGCGGTCGGTATATAACCAGGAGAAACAGGAATGGCTTGCTGTGACGCCGATAGGTTGCCCGGCTTGCCGCCGCGATACGCAACTGCAGACCCTTTTGCAACGCACATTAATCCCTCCTCGCTTTGCGAACTGCACCTTCGACACCTTTAGCGTGGAATTACCTGAGCAAGAAGCCGCCCTATACTCCTGTAGAAAATATGCAGATGACTTCAAACAAATGCATGAAAAAGGCGTGTGCATGGTGCTGCAAGGAAATGTCGGGACAGGCAAAAACCATCTGGCATGCGCCATAGCGCGCCAAGTAAGCCAACAAGGGTATTCCTCCCTCCTTCTCACTGTCGCGGAGGTAATACAGCGCGTCCGGGCTACATGGGACCCCCAATCATCTGAGAAAGAAACAGAAATTATCGAGCGGTTCGCCGATGTAGACCTGCTGATTCTTGATGAAGTCGGTCGCCAATATGGCTCAGGGGCGGAAAAAATCACACTATTCCAAGTGATCGATGCTCGATATCGGGCAATGCGGCCAACCATCGTAATCTCCAACCTGCTTCCCACAGAAATGGGTAGCTATCTCGGGGGTGCCGCATATGACCGCCTCCGTGAAAATCATGGGGTATTGGTCGAATTTTATTGGGAAAGTCACAGGGGGCGGCGGCAATGCGGCGAGTAA
- the dsrO gene encoding sulfate reduction electron transfer complex DsrMKJOP subunit DsrO has product MDSKRRDFLKIAGLSAIAGIAVPSAFNSLLKGEALASEHGAAAAGAHGAVAPTGKRWGMVIDVKKFSANPGLAEKCVSTCHAVHNVPDFGNKKDEIKWVWVDSFNHVFPDDSSQYKKPEALDSMPILTLCNHCDNPPCVRACPTQATFKTKDGIVAMDYHRCIGCRFCMAACPYGARSFNWRDPRGKDANGQPFIKAENPKFPTRMRGVVEKCNFCTERLAIGQIPACVEAAAESKALVFGDLNDPASEVSQMLKTTFTIQRKPSAGTHPSLFYII; this is encoded by the coding sequence ATGGATAGCAAGAGAAGAGATTTTTTGAAGATTGCCGGGCTTAGCGCCATTGCCGGCATTGCCGTACCGTCGGCCTTTAACTCGCTGCTCAAGGGCGAGGCTTTGGCCTCCGAGCATGGCGCCGCAGCAGCTGGTGCGCATGGGGCAGTTGCCCCCACCGGCAAGCGCTGGGGCATGGTCATTGACGTTAAAAAATTCAGCGCAAATCCAGGGCTGGCAGAGAAATGCGTCTCCACCTGCCACGCCGTCCACAATGTGCCTGATTTCGGCAACAAGAAGGATGAGATCAAGTGGGTCTGGGTGGACTCGTTTAATCATGTTTTCCCGGATGACAGCAGCCAGTACAAGAAGCCGGAAGCTCTTGATTCCATGCCCATCTTGACCCTGTGCAACCACTGCGACAACCCGCCCTGTGTCCGCGCCTGCCCGACCCAGGCAACGTTCAAGACCAAGGACGGCATTGTCGCCATGGACTACCATCGCTGCATCGGCTGCCGGTTCTGCATGGCTGCCTGCCCCTATGGCGCTCGGAGCTTCAACTGGCGTGATCCGCGCGGTAAGGATGCAAACGGTCAGCCCTTCATCAAGGCCGAAAATCCCAAGTTTCCCACTCGGATGCGCGGGGTGGTCGAAAAATGCAATTTCTGCACCGAACGACTGGCCATCGGCCAGATTCCGGCCTGTGTTGAAGCTGCGGCCGAATCCAAGGCCCTTGTCTTTGGCGATCTCAACGACCCCGCTTCCGAGGTCAGTCAGATGTTGAAGACAACCTTTACCATTCAGCGGAAACCCTCCGCAGGGACACATCCATCCCTCTTCTATATTATTTGA
- a CDS encoding helix-turn-helix domain-containing protein translates to MDADNILDRMIGAIGGKTQGDLGKILGISQTSISLAKRKGKVPPEWFLKLSTEKRLNPNWLLTGQGLMHIPERITVDADLLKDVIMAVESFLELAKNHNLGMTQEIKVKWIVAFYEDFLEEKNAGIQRENIEEEIHHKMGRILI, encoded by the coding sequence GTGGATGCTGACAATATTCTCGACAGAATGATCGGGGCAATCGGCGGAAAAACTCAAGGAGACTTGGGCAAGATATTAGGGATTTCGCAGACGAGCATCTCTTTGGCAAAAAGGAAGGGCAAGGTTCCTCCTGAGTGGTTTCTGAAGCTTAGCACGGAAAAGAGGCTTAACCCCAACTGGCTTCTTACAGGGCAGGGGCTAATGCATATTCCAGAGCGGATAACAGTTGATGCCGATTTACTAAAAGACGTGATTATGGCTGTGGAGAGCTTTCTGGAACTGGCAAAGAATCATAATTTGGGGATGACCCAAGAAATAAAAGTGAAATGGATAGTGGCTTTTTATGAAGATTTTTTAGAAGAAAAAAATGCGGGCATTCAGCGGGAGAATATTGAAGAAGAAATCCATCATAAAATGGGGAGGATTTTGATATGA
- the dsrJ gene encoding sulfate reduction electron transfer complex DsrMKJOP subunit DsrJ produces the protein MYGKGRIIPALILFLGVMTSPMWFKSADVSKMPKPEKPKDYTECVAPVQEMRTSHMVLLNQWRDDILREGGSRIGKTANGTEYVRSLQNGCMKCHSDKKKFCDECHNYTSVKPYCWDCHLQPKEAM, from the coding sequence ATGTACGGGAAAGGAAGAATCATACCTGCGTTGATATTGTTTTTGGGCGTTATGACATCCCCGATGTGGTTTAAATCGGCAGATGTCAGCAAAATGCCTAAACCTGAAAAACCAAAAGACTACACGGAGTGCGTTGCGCCGGTCCAGGAGATGCGCACCTCGCACATGGTGCTGCTCAACCAGTGGCGCGATGACATCCTGCGCGAAGGCGGCTCCCGCATCGGGAAAACCGCCAACGGCACCGAATATGTACGGAGCCTGCAGAATGGCTGCATGAAATGTCACAGCGACAAGAAGAAGTTCTGTGACGAGTGCCACAACTATACCTCCGTGAAACCGTATTGTTGGGATTGTCATCTCCAGCCGAAGGAGGCGATGTAA
- a CDS encoding type IV secretion system protein — MPTTDVQAYTYYVKQIAEAQKQLAEAQKQVDTLGGIKTTADKTQRAVMGNYNRAKGLVDDLQRVRKKLEATPTTIQGSAKKWLSVGDAGLEVGEDGFYAVGKILDTHWVDPRDLKKSAEKLKHLDQIYQVKQASLRGNIEASDEILRTMPQRLKTIEGLVEQIDQTENIKDAQDLSNRFLAEILKVLAEMSAIAAKIGESYALMNYQGVSEATMQQRMQTQSGGSGSTEGWAARDLRKKGYDPQNMTGKDFRKILNAEE, encoded by the coding sequence ATGCCAACAACTGATGTCCAGGCGTACACCTATTACGTCAAGCAGATTGCCGAAGCGCAAAAGCAGCTTGCCGAAGCACAAAAGCAGGTTGACACCTTGGGCGGGATCAAAACCACGGCGGACAAGACGCAACGGGCAGTAATGGGCAATTACAACCGGGCCAAGGGGCTTGTTGACGACTTGCAGCGGGTCAGGAAAAAGCTGGAAGCAACCCCCACCACCATTCAAGGATCAGCCAAAAAATGGCTTTCCGTTGGCGACGCGGGCCTTGAGGTTGGGGAAGACGGCTTTTACGCTGTGGGCAAGATTCTTGACACGCATTGGGTGGACCCGCGCGACCTGAAAAAGAGCGCGGAAAAATTGAAGCACCTTGACCAGATTTATCAGGTCAAACAAGCCTCCTTGCGGGGCAACATTGAGGCCAGCGACGAAATATTAAGGACCATGCCGCAACGGTTGAAAACGATAGAAGGGCTGGTTGAACAGATAGACCAGACCGAGAACATCAAGGACGCCCAGGATTTGAGCAACCGTTTTCTGGCTGAAATCCTCAAGGTGCTTGCGGAAATGTCGGCCATAGCCGCCAAGATCGGGGAGAGCTACGCCTTGATGAATTACCAGGGGGTAAGTGAAGCAACCATGCAACAGCGGATGCAAACGCAAAGCGGCGGCTCTGGATCAACCGAGGGATGGGCAGCAAGGGATTTAAGAAAAAAGGGGTACGACCCTCAGAACATGACAGGGAAGGATTTCCGTAAAATATTGAATGCGGAGGAATGA
- a CDS encoding type IV secretion system protein, which produces MRIFLLFMLLFSLSVAVVHVPSAFAIDEGYSASSDDWSGESDADSGTTQSFKGFSGELFARMSDQLQEFHNAVYPALMQSFGGFIRVFVTLYIVLGGYGVAVGWFKEATKQTIVSILLVVFIHSFVLESNVYSSWFTPHITGFFMGLADFFATKALAAGGMNHATDSFSVFNALDEMISRLNGATNAIESSVGMLDFLKVKMWFAVITLTVIYAFLYGAFMAIIVIGYFSLNILYLVGGICIFFAAFSQTRFVFYSWLRGVFNYGLLIVFASIVMSICIFGLNESLARLIASAQETREIFTRDYFFAIFWALVSIALILKAPDFAAMFSGGQAGSTAGIAAGMGLVAGAMGQGMKGGIRPAGKFVGNLADRGLSSLPGGAGRAYSRLKGIYKGE; this is translated from the coding sequence ATGCGAATTTTCTTGTTGTTCATGCTTCTGTTCTCCCTGTCCGTGGCGGTTGTACATGTGCCGTCGGCCTTCGCCATTGACGAAGGTTATTCAGCTTCATCTGATGATTGGAGCGGGGAGAGCGACGCCGATTCCGGGACAACGCAGAGCTTTAAGGGCTTTTCAGGTGAACTTTTTGCAAGGATGAGCGATCAGCTTCAAGAATTTCATAACGCTGTTTATCCTGCCCTTATGCAGTCGTTCGGTGGGTTCATAAGGGTCTTTGTTACCCTGTACATCGTCTTGGGTGGATATGGGGTTGCAGTGGGTTGGTTCAAGGAAGCCACGAAGCAAACGATCGTGAGTATCCTTCTTGTGGTTTTTATACATAGCTTCGTCCTGGAATCAAATGTGTATAGCAGTTGGTTTACTCCGCACATCACCGGCTTTTTTATGGGTCTTGCGGATTTTTTTGCGACAAAAGCTCTGGCTGCGGGTGGCATGAACCACGCGACAGATTCTTTTAGCGTCTTCAACGCTCTGGATGAAATGATTTCCAGGCTTAACGGCGCAACCAATGCCATTGAATCAAGCGTCGGGATGCTCGATTTTCTCAAAGTGAAGATGTGGTTTGCCGTTATCACTCTAACGGTCATCTATGCCTTTTTGTATGGGGCATTTATGGCAATCATCGTCATAGGATATTTCAGCCTGAATATTCTTTATCTGGTGGGCGGCATCTGTATTTTCTTTGCCGCCTTCAGTCAAACCCGGTTTGTCTTTTACTCATGGCTGCGCGGAGTCTTTAACTACGGCCTGCTCATCGTTTTTGCTTCCATCGTAATGTCCATCTGCATTTTCGGCCTCAACGAAAGCCTCGCGCGCTTGATAGCATCCGCCCAAGAAACACGGGAAATATTCACCCGCGATTATTTCTTTGCCATTTTCTGGGCATTGGTTTCCATCGCGCTTATCCTCAAAGCACCAGATTTTGCGGCAATGTTTTCCGGTGGCCAAGCTGGCTCGACCGCCGGGATCGCGGCAGGCATGGGGCTTGTCGCTGGAGCAATGGGACAAGGAATGAAGGGGGGTATAAGGCCAGCCGGAAAATTTGTTGGAAATTTAGCAGATCGTGGCCTTTCAAGTCTTCCGGGCGGTGCTGGCCGGGCATATAGCCGACTCAAAGGAATTTATAAGGGAGAGTAG
- the cysS gene encoding cysteine--tRNA ligase, translated as MTTSKTPNKPPIHSILDKIGNTPLVPIKRLNPLKKVAIYAKLEAFNPGGSVKDRVALNMIETAEADGELTPDKIVLEATSGNTGIGLAMVCAVKGYKCQLIMPESASIERRKIMQAFGAEILLTPGKRGTDGAIEQAYALARQYPDRYFLTDQFNNTANWLTHYKTTGPEIWEQTEGKVTDIIATLGTSGTVMGLCKYFAEFHPEVRITAVEPFLGHKLQGLKNMKESYTPGIFDKKLPFQIINIPDEEAFTSVRLLARKEGIFAGMSSGAAMSAALTRGAQLKEGVLVAIFPDGGEKYLSTELFSKQETEESQLAELRFFNTISRKKEVFKSLVQNTVTFYACGPTAHELAHLAHCRRFIVADLVHRVLTLKGYQVRFYMNFTDLDDNTIQGAQRAKETLEEFTGRYIQAFNEDIAALEVEEATGYPRASEHVAGMIALAQKLVDKGYAYEKHGSIYFDISKFAKYGKLSGVDLSKIQVGKTVDLDDYEKENPVDFTLLKRSTLSELKSGIFFSTDWGNMRPGWHIECAAMTLDLLGETMDIHTSGRDLLFPHHENENAIAEALTGKPLANFWLHSELLLVDGKKMSADNQNIITLRDVLAKGYTGREMRYFLIRTHYRKPINFSFRSLDAARKNLRRLDGFIGKLLCLPPGLPHPEVASYLSDMEDRFFAAMDDDLNVSKAFAALFDFVKKTNPILSQGLLDREQKDYILETLRRINSVLRIMKLEECPLAPEIDKLIRDREEARKQKDWPKADGVRQELADKGIEVLDTAKGPVWKEVPKKE; from the coding sequence ATGACGACATCAAAAACACCCAACAAGCCACCGATACACTCCATCCTCGACAAGATCGGCAATACCCCGCTGGTGCCCATCAAGCGGCTGAATCCCCTGAAAAAGGTGGCGATTTACGCCAAGCTTGAGGCCTTTAACCCCGGCGGCTCGGTCAAAGACCGGGTTGCCCTGAACATGATCGAAACCGCCGAGGCCGATGGCGAACTGACCCCGGACAAGATCGTCCTTGAGGCCACCAGCGGCAACACCGGTATCGGTCTGGCCATGGTCTGCGCGGTCAAGGGGTATAAATGCCAGCTGATCATGCCGGAATCGGCGAGTATCGAGCGCCGCAAGATCATGCAGGCCTTTGGCGCCGAGATTCTCCTGACTCCCGGCAAACGCGGCACCGATGGGGCCATTGAGCAGGCCTATGCCCTGGCCCGGCAGTATCCGGATCGCTATTTCCTGACCGACCAGTTCAACAATACCGCGAACTGGCTGACCCATTACAAGACCACCGGCCCAGAGATCTGGGAACAAACCGAAGGCAAGGTGACGGATATCATCGCCACCCTGGGCACCTCCGGCACGGTCATGGGGTTGTGCAAGTATTTTGCCGAGTTCCATCCCGAGGTCCGCATCACGGCGGTGGAACCCTTTCTCGGCCACAAGCTGCAGGGGCTCAAGAACATGAAGGAGTCCTATACCCCCGGGATCTTCGACAAAAAACTTCCCTTCCAGATCATCAACATCCCGGACGAAGAGGCCTTTACCTCGGTCCGTCTGCTCGCCAGAAAAGAAGGGATTTTTGCCGGAATGAGTTCCGGGGCCGCCATGTCCGCAGCCCTGACCCGCGGCGCCCAGTTGAAGGAAGGGGTGTTGGTGGCGATCTTCCCCGATGGCGGCGAAAAGTATCTGAGCACCGAGCTTTTCAGCAAACAAGAAACCGAGGAATCCCAACTGGCGGAACTGCGTTTTTTCAATACCATCTCCAGGAAAAAAGAGGTGTTTAAGTCCCTGGTCCAGAACACCGTGACCTTTTACGCCTGCGGCCCCACCGCCCACGAACTGGCCCATCTGGCCCATTGTCGTCGCTTTATCGTTGCAGATCTCGTGCATCGTGTCCTGACGCTTAAAGGGTATCAGGTCAGATTCTATATGAACTTCACCGACCTGGACGACAATACCATTCAGGGCGCACAACGTGCAAAAGAGACACTTGAGGAGTTCACCGGGAGATACATTCAAGCTTTCAACGAGGACATTGCTGCACTGGAGGTGGAGGAAGCCACCGGGTACCCCAGAGCCTCCGAGCATGTGGCGGGGATGATCGCTCTGGCACAGAAACTGGTCGATAAAGGGTACGCTTACGAAAAACACGGTTCCATCTATTTCGACATCTCAAAATTTGCCAAGTACGGCAAGCTTTCCGGGGTGGACCTCAGCAAGATCCAAGTCGGTAAAACCGTTGATCTGGACGACTATGAAAAGGAAAATCCGGTTGATTTCACCCTGCTCAAGCGTTCAACCTTGAGCGAGCTGAAAAGCGGCATCTTCTTTTCCACCGACTGGGGGAACATGCGTCCCGGCTGGCACATCGAATGCGCCGCCATGACCCTGGATCTGCTCGGCGAAACCATGGATATCCACACCAGTGGCCGCGATCTGCTGTTCCCGCACCACGAGAATGAGAATGCCATTGCCGAGGCGCTCACCGGCAAACCCCTGGCGAATTTCTGGCTGCACAGCGAACTGCTGCTGGTGGACGGCAAAAAGATGTCCGCGGACAACCAGAATATCATCACCCTGCGGGATGTGTTGGCCAAGGGGTACACCGGCCGGGAGATGCGCTATTTCCTGATCCGCACCCATTACCGGAAACCGATCAATTTCTCCTTCCGCAGCCTGGACGCAGCCCGCAAAAACCTCCGCCGCCTTGACGGCTTTATCGGCAAGCTGCTCTGTCTGCCGCCGGGATTGCCCCACCCGGAGGTTGCCTCCTATCTCTCCGACATGGAGGACCGTTTTTTTGCAGCCATGGACGATGACCTGAACGTTTCCAAAGCCTTTGCCGCGTTGTTCGATTTTGTTAAAAAGACCAACCCGATCTTGAGCCAAGGGCTCCTGGACCGCGAGCAAAAAGACTATATTCTGGAAACCCTGCGGCGGATCAATTCCGTACTTCGCATAATGAAGCTGGAAGAATGCCCCCTGGCGCCGGAAATCGACAAACTGATCCGAGATCGGGAAGAGGCGCGCAAACAAAAGGATTGGCCCAAGGCAGACGGGGTACGGCAGGAATTAGCGGACAAGGGGATCGAAGTGCTCGATACCGCCAAAGGCCCGGTCTGGAAAGAGGTTCCGAAAAAAGAGTAA
- a CDS encoding helix-turn-helix domain-containing protein: MYILSYQDTYLMFSLYRSVLMPQAKLISVKDAAAMTGMSQQWWRGALAGRRPMPPVRVVRIGRAIRLHLDDLEVWINQTNGQNGE; this comes from the coding sequence ATGTATATATTATCTTACCAGGATACATATCTTATGTTCTCATTATACAGGAGTGTGCTAATGCCACAAGCGAAACTTATATCAGTCAAAGATGCGGCAGCCATGACCGGAATGTCTCAACAGTGGTGGCGTGGCGCTCTAGCTGGCCGCAGGCCTATGCCACCTGTTCGGGTCGTCCGCATTGGCCGTGCGATCCGGCTACACTTGGACGACCTTGAGGTCTGGATCAACCAGACAAACGGGCAAAACGGAGAATGA
- a CDS encoding helix-turn-helix domain-containing protein — protein MSIKLMTAVWASNLPSGKKLVALALADCADDDGRCWPSVDPHLVQKCRMCARAIQGHLAALVNEGILTRTDRPGRSTLYIFDPRKICTPAVSAPPQNMRTPPQNVHPTPADSAGAPAKSAGITIKKHQLPQKNQRARSEKNVIKYI, from the coding sequence ATGAGCATCAAGCTGATGACAGCAGTTTGGGCATCAAATCTTCCGAGTGGCAAAAAACTCGTCGCTCTGGCGTTGGCTGATTGTGCGGATGATGATGGCCGGTGCTGGCCATCGGTAGATCCTCACCTGGTCCAAAAATGCAGGATGTGCGCTCGCGCAATTCAAGGCCACTTGGCCGCTCTTGTAAACGAAGGCATCCTTACCCGTACAGACAGACCAGGCCGATCAACTCTCTATATTTTCGACCCCCGCAAAATATGCACCCCCGCAGTTTCTGCACCCCCGCAAAATATGCGCACCCCCCCGCAGAATGTGCACCCCACCCCCGCAGATTCTGCGGGAGCCCCCGCAAAATCTGCGGGCATAACCATAAAGAAACATCAATTACCCCAAAAGAACCAACGCGCAAGGAGTGAAAAAAATGTCATCAAATACATCTGA